One window of the Candidatus Poribacteria bacterium genome contains the following:
- a CDS encoding peptidylprolyl isomerase, which translates to MTYGCRSDAQQTSPASAPPSPPTPAVPSASRAAPQPAAKPVEPQIDIHRAKGVIVTSRGELKIEFFAEDAPKTAENFIRLAQKGFYNGLRFHRVEPGTLIQGGDPTGTGAGGAGWTIPFEANDRRHLIGSIAMARGGDDRNSASSQFYICLRPLPELDGDYVVFGRVARGLSVLSSIAVGDVIERVDIVESP; encoded by the coding sequence ATGACGTACGGATGCCGGTCTGACGCCCAACAGACGTCGCCGGCATCCGCGCCTCCATCGCCGCCGACGCCTGCCGTACCCTCGGCTTCTCGGGCAGCGCCACAGCCCGCAGCCAAGCCGGTTGAGCCGCAGATCGACATCCATCGCGCCAAGGGCGTGATTGTCACCAGCCGCGGCGAGCTGAAGATCGAGTTCTTCGCGGAGGACGCCCCCAAGACCGCCGAGAACTTCATCCGCTTAGCGCAGAAGGGCTTCTATAACGGCCTGCGGTTCCACCGCGTCGAGCCTGGCACGCTCATTCAAGGCGGCGACCCGACCGGAACCGGAGCCGGCGGAGCCGGATGGACGATCCCGTTCGAGGCGAACGACCGCCGGCACCTGATCGGATCGATCGCGATGGCGCGTGGCGGCGACGACCGCAACTCGGCGAGCAGCCAGTTCTACATCTGCCTGAGACCGCTGCCGGAGCTCGACGGCGACTACGTCGTGTTCGGACGCGTCGCGAGGGGCTTGTCCGTGCTGTCGAGCATCGCCGTCGGGGACGTGATCGAACGGGTGGATATCGTCGAGAGCCCCTAG
- a CDS encoding cyclic nucleotide-binding domain-containing protein yields MTNFAERYFGIRAQERSRAFLMLGYYFVCASTMVLVDMTSSALFLTRFADSNLMGFQGVRALPLLWIVSGLVVVPAVSLVRSRIGSGFGSGRQPSAVWIILGSTAFLGVLILAFRLAFGIASARESWIIAFPLFLIAAEVVFTLITLNMETAANQLFNIREAKRVFGFIGGGTVIADIVAGFAVTGLVRVLPSVADLLYLILALIAASGAMFAVIARRYRHAFTPSDASGAGDSEEPPAPLWKSRYVLLITAFVLASQLAYYFVDYQFKTAAEARFIGREEELASFFGLLFGALGFVKLFIQLFVTNRVLARFGIFGALLVLPVGLAVAGGVTAANVGALFALLCVVKGLDNTFRWTFISSAQPLLYQALPDGIARRAQNAITGAIDPVSVGLSSVVLIAVTTSLVSRESIHLLSFGLVGIAAGWLVVVWRLKRSYLSTLVESTQRRRVQVALDVSDPTLVAELFRYLRNGSPVQVLSAARILERFRPEGFFDQLVPLMEHPSSEIQAMALDLLALRPGASSDELIEAVAARLPGPAHTAAPACFDIAVQASAVRTYCLLMTEAAVDDVTHLLSHPLLPLRAAAVEGCLLAGGIEGILAAGPVLRRMLNHSSEDERVAACRIIASSNLRPLYRPMVALIRDSDPVVSREAIRRAGQVGELRLIPAIIDALGDPDAWDDAVTTLSSSIGIPAVEMLRNRVSDPGSTVLLRRHAARALSQIDAEPAVYALVEALDVCHEVVHAEVLEALAFVRQRGGLSTSPPMREALRRVIEGLYTTIRLAAPSDPRPELRYLSSALSDRLRAGRQRVLTCLQLVYPVDAVGSAEQYLSSESPALRAKGLELLDTILDDEHRSDVVTAFDDIDPARQIEHGESRFDLPEATIDALLTDVLRADDVTYSAWMVAVCIRTAVLTGAPLPSAYLTSIAKSNRADVAREEAIRAAFHQGSQDAISELKEAAIADHSLPGITLRSLLSGDGSMLSTLDKVMFLKSVSLFASVRDERLLEVAVRSREERFTASRPILRKDEIGDSMYVVVSGRVAVHIGDQELVQLGERAFFGEMAVIDAEPRSADVTAVQDTITLRIGQKDLTSAMALEPDIARGVMRELSRRVRAQNELIQRARFRDALTSAWLDGSVDQDEQSVLDQLRESLKVSEEHACEIADEVRQKMERYQIASR; encoded by the coding sequence GTGACGAACTTCGCCGAGCGCTATTTCGGTATCCGAGCCCAGGAACGCAGTCGGGCGTTCCTCATGCTCGGATACTACTTCGTCTGCGCGTCGACGATGGTTCTCGTCGACATGACGTCGAGCGCCCTGTTTCTGACGCGCTTCGCCGACTCGAACCTGATGGGCTTCCAAGGTGTCCGGGCCCTGCCTCTGCTGTGGATCGTCAGCGGACTGGTGGTCGTCCCAGCCGTGTCCTTGGTGCGTTCGCGCATCGGCAGCGGCTTCGGCTCTGGGCGGCAGCCGTCCGCGGTCTGGATCATCCTCGGCTCTACAGCCTTCCTCGGCGTTCTGATCCTCGCGTTCAGGCTCGCCTTCGGGATCGCCTCGGCGCGTGAGTCGTGGATCATCGCGTTCCCGCTGTTCCTGATCGCCGCCGAAGTCGTGTTCACGCTGATCACGCTGAACATGGAGACGGCAGCGAATCAGCTCTTCAACATCCGCGAAGCCAAGCGCGTCTTCGGGTTCATCGGCGGCGGAACCGTCATCGCCGACATCGTCGCCGGATTCGCCGTGACCGGCTTGGTACGCGTGCTGCCGTCCGTCGCCGATCTGCTCTACCTGATTCTAGCGCTGATCGCTGCTTCGGGAGCGATGTTCGCCGTGATCGCGCGGCGCTACCGGCACGCCTTCACTCCCAGCGACGCATCGGGCGCCGGCGACTCGGAGGAGCCGCCGGCTCCCCTCTGGAAATCGCGATACGTCCTGCTCATCACCGCGTTCGTGCTCGCATCGCAGCTTGCCTACTATTTCGTCGACTACCAGTTCAAGACGGCGGCGGAGGCGCGCTTCATCGGCAGAGAGGAGGAGTTGGCGAGTTTCTTCGGGCTCCTCTTCGGCGCGCTGGGCTTCGTGAAGCTATTCATACAGCTCTTCGTGACGAACCGCGTGCTGGCGCGCTTCGGCATCTTCGGGGCGCTCTTGGTTCTCCCAGTCGGTCTGGCGGTCGCGGGTGGTGTTACGGCGGCGAACGTCGGGGCTTTGTTTGCGCTCCTATGCGTCGTCAAAGGCCTCGACAACACGTTCCGGTGGACGTTCATATCGTCCGCGCAACCGCTGCTCTATCAGGCTCTGCCCGACGGCATCGCGCGGCGTGCGCAGAACGCCATCACCGGAGCCATCGATCCCGTTTCCGTCGGGCTGTCGAGCGTGGTTCTGATCGCCGTCACGACCTCGTTGGTGAGCCGCGAGAGCATCCACCTGCTGAGTTTCGGGCTGGTCGGCATCGCTGCGGGATGGCTCGTCGTCGTGTGGCGGCTCAAGCGGTCGTACTTGTCGACTCTTGTGGAGTCGACCCAGCGTCGGCGCGTTCAGGTTGCGCTGGACGTAAGCGATCCGACCCTCGTCGCGGAGCTCTTCCGGTACCTTAGGAACGGCAGCCCGGTCCAGGTTCTGTCGGCGGCGCGCATCCTCGAGCGGTTCCGCCCGGAGGGTTTCTTCGACCAACTGGTTCCGCTCATGGAGCATCCGTCGTCTGAGATCCAGGCGATGGCGCTCGACCTACTGGCTCTGCGTCCGGGGGCATCGAGCGATGAGCTCATCGAGGCAGTCGCGGCGCGTCTCCCGGGACCTGCGCACACGGCGGCTCCGGCGTGCTTCGATATCGCCGTCCAGGCGAGCGCCGTACGCACCTACTGTCTCCTGATGACCGAGGCTGCAGTCGATGATGTGACGCATCTCCTGTCGCATCCCTTGCTGCCGCTACGGGCGGCGGCGGTCGAGGGCTGCCTGCTGGCGGGAGGCATCGAGGGCATTCTCGCGGCGGGGCCCGTGCTGCGACGAATGCTGAACCACTCGTCCGAGGACGAGCGCGTGGCGGCATGTCGGATCATCGCGAGCTCGAACCTGCGACCTCTGTACCGACCGATGGTGGCGCTGATCCGCGACTCGGATCCGGTCGTTTCGCGTGAGGCGATCCGCCGGGCTGGTCAGGTCGGGGAACTCCGTCTGATCCCGGCGATCATCGACGCGCTGGGCGATCCCGACGCCTGGGACGACGCGGTTACGACGCTGTCCTCATCGATCGGCATCCCCGCCGTCGAGATGCTGCGAAACCGCGTCAGCGACCCCGGATCGACGGTGCTGCTCCGGCGCCACGCAGCGCGAGCGTTGTCGCAGATCGACGCCGAGCCGGCGGTTTATGCGCTCGTCGAGGCGCTGGATGTCTGCCATGAGGTCGTTCACGCCGAGGTGCTGGAAGCGCTGGCTTTCGTGCGACAACGCGGAGGGCTGTCCACCAGCCCGCCGATGCGCGAGGCTCTCCGACGTGTGATCGAGGGACTCTACACGACGATCCGACTCGCCGCGCCGTCGGACCCGCGCCCGGAACTGCGCTACTTGAGCAGCGCGTTGTCCGACCGGCTTCGGGCAGGACGGCAGCGCGTCCTGACATGCCTCCAGCTCGTCTACCCGGTCGACGCGGTGGGCAGCGCGGAGCAGTATCTGTCGAGTGAGTCACCGGCGCTGCGTGCGAAAGGGCTGGAGCTCCTCGACACGATCCTCGATGACGAGCACCGCTCGGATGTCGTGACCGCCTTTGACGACATCGATCCGGCGCGGCAGATCGAGCACGGAGAAAGCCGATTCGACCTGCCGGAGGCGACCATCGACGCGCTGCTCACGGACGTTCTGCGCGCCGACGACGTGACGTACTCGGCTTGGATGGTTGCCGTGTGCATCCGAACAGCCGTCCTGACGGGCGCGCCGCTTCCCAGCGCGTACCTGACCAGCATCGCGAAGTCGAATCGAGCGGATGTCGCTCGCGAGGAGGCGATCCGGGCAGCGTTCCACCAAGGAAGCCAGGATGCCATCTCCGAGCTGAAGGAAGCAGCCATCGCCGACCACTCACTGCCGGGCATCACGCTGCGGAGTCTGCTATCTGGAGACGGATCCATGCTGTCGACGCTGGACAAGGTGATGTTCCTGAAGAGCGTGTCGCTGTTCGCCAGCGTTCGTGACGAACGCCTGCTCGAAGTCGCCGTCCGATCGAGGGAGGAACGGTTCACGGCATCGCGGCCGATCCTGCGCAAGGACGAGATCGGCGACTCGATGTACGTCGTCGTGTCCGGTCGCGTTGCCGTCCACATCGGCGACCAGGAGTTGGTGCAGCTCGGAGAACGGGCGTTTTTCGGCGAAATGGCGGTGATCGATGCCGAACCACGATCGGCCGACGTGACGGCAGTTCAGGACACGATCACTCTGCGGATCGGACAGAAGGACCTGACATCCGCAATGGCGTTGGAGCCGGATATCGCGCGGGGCGTGATGCGCGAGTTGTCGCGGCGAGTTAGGGCGCAGAACGAACTGATACAGCGGGCCCGGTTCCGCGACGCATTGACCTCAGCGTGGCTCGACGGGTCGGTAGATCAGGACGAGCAAAGCGTGCTCGACCAGCTTCGGGAAAGCCTGAAGGTGTCGGAGGAACACGCCTGCGAGATCGCGGACGAGGTGCGCCAGAAGATGGAGCGCTACCAGATCGCTTCGAGGTAG
- a CDS encoding peptidylprolyl isomerase has translation MDKPEVTEEAQKPKEPAVAATEQKTPPKPAAPAAPAEPSLLAPSSSRPAPPADEPDSEIVVIDTTKGRIVIELYPSDAPQHVANFKKLVQQRFYEARASVFHRYEPGFVIQGGDPLGRDRQRAGTGGPGYTVPAEIKRKHVKGAVAAARLGDNVNPKRESSGSQFYICLDDLPALDGAYSVFGQVIGGMDSVEKLRVGDEIRRATLEPRSSHAQ, from the coding sequence ATGGACAAGCCGGAAGTCACCGAAGAAGCGCAGAAGCCAAAGGAGCCCGCTGTGGCTGCCACGGAACAGAAGACGCCTCCCAAGCCCGCTGCGCCAGCGGCTCCCGCGGAACCCTCGCTCCTCGCTCCCTCGTCGTCGCGGCCCGCGCCTCCAGCCGATGAGCCGGACAGCGAAATCGTCGTCATCGACACGACGAAAGGGCGGATCGTCATCGAGTTGTACCCGTCCGACGCCCCGCAGCACGTCGCGAACTTCAAGAAGCTCGTGCAGCAGCGGTTCTACGAAGCCCGCGCGTCGGTGTTCCACCGCTACGAGCCCGGGTTCGTGATCCAAGGCGGCGACCCGCTGGGTCGCGACCGTCAGCGTGCCGGCACGGGCGGACCTGGCTACACGGTTCCAGCCGAGATCAAGCGCAAGCACGTGAAGGGCGCTGTTGCCGCAGCCCGTCTGGGCGACAACGTGAACCCAAAGCGCGAATCCAGCGGCAGTCAGTTCTACATTTGCCTCGACGATCTGCCCGCCCTGGACGGCGCGTATTCGGTCTTCGGGCAGGTAATCGGCGGCATGGATAGCGTCGAGAAACTGCGTGTCGGCGACGAGATCCGCCGCGCGACGCTGGAACCGCGCTCGTCCCACGCTCAATGA
- a CDS encoding type III pantothenate kinase — protein MLLALDIGNTDVTVGAFERAELVGEWRLRSDVGRTSDEYGTLMRGMLRSAGREPADVASVWGASVVPALNARFSAVSQRYFGCEMRWVNYETDTGVRLDVQLPSQVGADRIVNAVAASALHGTPAVVIDFGTATTFDVVLEGPSYIGGAILPGIQISMAALYERAAQLSAVELSKPRRAIGRNTADCIRSGFYYGFLGQVERVLTETVAEIPGEPTVIATGGLSRWIAPDLTSIDVVDDRLTLNGIRIVADRGTE, from the coding sequence ATGCTCCTCGCGTTGGACATCGGCAATACCGACGTCACCGTCGGCGCGTTCGAGCGAGCCGAGTTGGTTGGCGAGTGGCGCCTGCGCTCCGATGTCGGCAGAACGTCGGACGAGTACGGCACGCTCATGCGCGGCATGCTGCGCAGCGCCGGGCGCGAGCCCGCCGACGTCGCCTCCGTGTGGGGAGCGTCCGTCGTGCCTGCCCTGAACGCGCGGTTCTCCGCCGTGTCGCAGCGCTACTTCGGCTGCGAAATGCGGTGGGTGAACTACGAAACCGACACGGGAGTGCGGCTCGACGTACAGCTTCCCTCGCAGGTCGGAGCAGACCGCATCGTCAACGCGGTTGCCGCCTCTGCTCTACATGGCACACCGGCTGTGGTCATCGACTTCGGCACGGCGACGACGTTCGACGTCGTCCTCGAGGGTCCGTCCTACATCGGCGGGGCGATCCTGCCGGGCATCCAGATTTCGATGGCGGCTCTTTACGAGCGCGCCGCGCAGCTCTCGGCGGTCGAATTATCGAAGCCGCGCCGCGCCATCGGCAGGAATACGGCGGACTGTATCCGCTCCGGCTTCTACTACGGCTTTCTGGGTCAGGTCGAGCGCGTCCTCACGGAGACGGTCGCGGAGATTCCCGGCGAGCCCACGGTGATCGCCACGGGCGGGCTCTCGCGCTGGATCGCGCCAGACCTCACGTCCATCGACGTGGTTGACGACCGGCTGACCCTCAACGGGATACGGATCGTCGCCGACAGGGGAACCGAGTGA
- a CDS encoding DUF1501 domain-containing protein — protein MARTRRPSDPVAANHLLDTHLTRRSLIKSGLYGMFSAALLGPTRTLSALSTPQSPAKAKHCILLFMNGGPTQTDTFDPKTGTSNGGPFRALKTSAPDIQLSEHLPLVAEQAHHLTLIRSMVTKEGNHSRARYLMHTGYAPTNSVQHPTIGSILAAEIGDSDFDLPNAVTINSPAFDAAYLGAQHDPFYVPDPLKGVENLSYAPETYRERFRARMELVSFLNGEFARRVSSTSSDRDAVYVKADKMMHSPLTNAFELDQEPMAIREAYGMNAFGQGCLMARRLVESGVRFVEVSLDGWDTHQNNFEAVKRLLGNVDPGMGTLIRDLADRDLLKDTLVLWMGEFGRTPKINANDGRDHWPNGWTVAMAGGGLRGGRVIGATDEAGENVVSSPVSTTDFFYSLCALFGIDPAHVNYSRVGRPIKIVDGGTLIPEFLPAAG, from the coding sequence GTGGCACGCACGAGACGTCCATCCGATCCAGTCGCGGCGAATCACCTGCTCGACACGCACCTGACACGTCGGAGCCTGATCAAGAGCGGGCTCTACGGCATGTTTTCGGCTGCGCTCCTCGGTCCGACGAGAACTCTCTCGGCGTTGAGCACGCCCCAGAGCCCTGCCAAGGCGAAGCACTGCATCCTCCTATTCATGAACGGGGGACCCACCCAGACCGACACGTTCGACCCGAAGACTGGCACGTCGAACGGCGGTCCGTTCCGGGCGCTCAAGACCAGCGCGCCGGACATCCAACTGTCCGAGCATCTCCCGCTAGTCGCTGAGCAGGCGCACCATCTGACGCTCATCCGCTCGATGGTCACCAAGGAAGGGAACCACTCAAGAGCCCGATACCTGATGCACACCGGCTACGCGCCGACGAACTCGGTGCAGCACCCGACCATCGGGTCGATCCTCGCGGCGGAGATCGGCGACAGCGATTTCGACCTGCCGAACGCCGTCACGATCAACTCTCCGGCATTCGATGCCGCCTATCTGGGCGCTCAGCACGATCCGTTCTACGTGCCGGATCCGCTGAAGGGGGTCGAGAACCTGTCCTACGCGCCGGAGACGTACCGGGAACGCTTCCGCGCGCGCATGGAGCTCGTCTCGTTCCTGAACGGCGAGTTCGCCAGACGCGTATCGAGCACTTCGAGCGACCGCGACGCCGTCTACGTCAAAGCCGACAAGATGATGCACTCGCCTCTGACGAACGCCTTCGAGCTCGACCAGGAGCCGATGGCAATCCGCGAGGCATACGGCATGAACGCGTTCGGTCAGGGATGTCTCATGGCGCGCCGACTCGTGGAGTCCGGTGTGCGCTTCGTCGAGGTCTCCTTGGACGGGTGGGATACGCACCAGAACAACTTCGAAGCCGTAAAGCGGCTCCTTGGCAACGTCGATCCCGGGATGGGAACGCTGATTCGCGACCTCGCAGATCGCGACCTGCTCAAGGACACGCTCGTTCTCTGGATGGGCGAGTTCGGCAGGACGCCGAAGATCAACGCCAATGACGGGCGCGACCACTGGCCCAACGGGTGGACCGTCGCCATGGCGGGAGGCGGCTTGAGAGGAGGCCGGGTGATCGGCGCGACGGACGAAGCCGGCGAGAACGTCGTCTCTTCGCCCGTCAGCACGACGGACTTCTTCTATTCGTTGTGCGCGCTCTTCGGGATCGATCCGGCTCACGTCAACTACTCGCGCGTCGGCAGGCCCATCAAGATCGTGGACGGCGGAACGCTCATCCCGGAGTTCCTCCCAGCGGCAGGATAG